Proteins co-encoded in one Bradyrhizobium sp. 170 genomic window:
- a CDS encoding nuclear transport factor 2 family protein, which produces MNIDRRRLALPVLALGLGIGLMSVVPAFAGADEDAIAKNVETFRAAQAAGDAEGIAPLCAEELSYSHSSGAIDDKAALLAGVKNAKYKWTSLEYKNPTVRVVGPAAIVRFNFVGEQEFAADGKKVPQNLAILMNWQKQGSDWKLLSRSATKL; this is translated from the coding sequence ATGAACATCGATCGCCGTCGGCTTGCCTTGCCCGTACTCGCACTTGGGCTGGGGATTGGGCTCATGAGCGTCGTCCCGGCTTTTGCCGGAGCGGACGAAGATGCCATTGCGAAGAACGTCGAAACCTTCCGTGCGGCACAGGCGGCTGGCGATGCCGAGGGGATCGCCCCGCTCTGCGCGGAAGAACTCAGCTACAGCCACTCCAGCGGAGCTATCGACGACAAGGCGGCACTGCTGGCGGGCGTCAAGAATGCGAAATACAAATGGACGTCGCTTGAATACAAGAACCCCACGGTCCGTGTCGTCGGTCCGGCCGCCATCGTGCGCTTCAACTTTGTTGGCGAGCAGGAATTTGCGGCCGACGGCAAGAAGGTTCCGCAGAACCTTGCCATCCTGATGAACTGGCAGAAACAGGGCTCGGACTGGAAACTGCTGTCGCGGTCGGCCACCAAGCTCTGA
- a CDS encoding ABC transporter ATP-binding protein — protein sequence MSVTLEHVTRTVDGMATIRDVSLTLERGTLSVLLGPTLSGKTSIMRLLAGLDRPTTGRVLVEGKDVTGFDVRQRSVAMVYQQFINYPSLTVYENIASPLRVQGRPREEIDRRVQEAAKLLRLEPYLKRTPLQLSGGQQQRTAIARALVKGADLVLLDEPLANLDYKLREELRAELPRIFEASGAIFVYATTEPSEALLLGGNTVCMWEGKVLQAGDTSKVYRQPDTLRVAQVFSDPPLNIVGIEKKNGQVAYAGGIQAPATGLYASLADGLYRVGFRAHQLEVANGVAGRHAFHATVTVTEITGSESFVHLNRGASNWVAVLPGVHEYEPGHLLDAVLDPDNVFVFDAADRLVAAPNIAFSSEVRSGSREENASKNKSN from the coding sequence ATGAGCGTCACGCTCGAACACGTCACGCGAACCGTGGACGGCATGGCGACCATTCGCGATGTCTCGCTGACGCTCGAGCGCGGCACGCTGAGCGTGCTGCTCGGACCGACGCTGTCGGGCAAGACCTCGATCATGCGGCTGCTCGCAGGTCTCGACCGGCCGACGACCGGCCGCGTGCTGGTCGAGGGCAAGGACGTCACAGGCTTCGACGTGCGGCAGCGCTCGGTCGCGATGGTCTATCAGCAATTCATCAATTACCCCTCGCTGACCGTCTACGAGAATATCGCCTCGCCCCTGCGGGTGCAGGGCAGGCCGCGCGAGGAAATCGACCGGCGCGTCCAGGAAGCCGCGAAACTCCTGCGGCTCGAGCCCTATCTGAAGCGCACGCCGCTGCAGCTTTCCGGTGGCCAGCAGCAGCGCACCGCGATCGCGCGTGCGCTCGTCAAGGGCGCCGACCTGGTGCTCCTGGATGAGCCGCTTGCCAACCTCGATTACAAGCTGCGCGAGGAGTTGCGCGCCGAACTGCCGCGCATCTTCGAAGCATCGGGCGCGATCTTCGTCTATGCGACGACCGAGCCTTCCGAGGCGCTTCTGCTCGGGGGCAATACCGTTTGCATGTGGGAAGGCAAGGTTCTGCAGGCCGGCGACACGTCAAAAGTCTATCGCCAGCCCGATACGCTGCGGGTGGCGCAGGTGTTCTCCGATCCGCCGCTCAACATCGTCGGTATCGAGAAGAAGAACGGGCAGGTCGCATATGCCGGCGGCATCCAGGCGCCGGCCACCGGCCTCTATGCATCGCTCGCCGACGGCCTCTATCGCGTCGGCTTCCGCGCCCATCAGCTCGAGGTGGCGAATGGCGTCGCTGGCCGCCACGCGTTTCACGCCACCGTCACCGTGACCGAGATCACCGGTTCTGAAAGTTTTGTGCATCTCAACCGCGGTGCCTCCAACTGGGTTGCAGTGCTGCCGGGCGTGCATGAATATGAGCCCGGCCATTTGCTCGATGCCGTGCTCGATCCCGACAATGTGTTCGTGTTCGACGCCGCCGACCGCCTGGTCGCCGCGCCGAACATAGCGTTTTCAAGCGAAGTGCGTAGCGGTTCGCGTGAAGAAAACGCGTCAAAAAATAAAAGCAATTGA
- a CDS encoding carbohydrate ABC transporter permease — MNSIPGRRIIMVSFLIFLLLPIYWLVNMSFKTNAEIVTTMTLWPHQPTLENYKRIFTDESWYSGYINSLTYVLINTVISIAVALPAAYAFSRYRFLGDKHLFFWLLSNRMAPAAVFALPFFNLYSAINLFDTPWAVALAHCIFNVPLAVWILEGFVSGVPREIDETAFLDGYSFPRFFVKILVPLIASGIGVAAFFCFMFSWVELLLARTLTSVNAKPISAIMTRTVSAAGMDWGLLAAAGVLTIIPGALVIWFVRNYIARGFALGRV, encoded by the coding sequence ATGAATTCGATTCCCGGCCGCCGCATCATCATGGTGTCGTTCCTGATCTTTCTGCTGTTGCCGATCTACTGGCTCGTCAACATGAGCTTCAAGACCAATGCCGAGATCGTCACCACCATGACGCTGTGGCCGCACCAGCCGACGCTGGAGAACTACAAGCGCATCTTCACCGACGAGAGCTGGTATTCCGGCTACATCAACTCGCTGACCTATGTTCTGATCAATACCGTGATATCGATCGCGGTGGCGTTGCCGGCGGCCTACGCCTTCTCGCGCTACCGCTTCCTCGGCGACAAGCATTTGTTCTTCTGGCTGCTGTCGAACCGGATGGCGCCGGCGGCGGTGTTTGCGCTGCCGTTCTTCAATCTTTATTCGGCGATCAACCTGTTCGACACGCCATGGGCGGTCGCGCTGGCGCATTGCATCTTCAACGTACCGCTGGCGGTCTGGATACTCGAGGGCTTCGTCTCCGGCGTGCCGCGCGAGATCGACGAGACCGCGTTCCTCGACGGCTATTCGTTCCCGCGCTTCTTCGTCAAGATCCTGGTGCCCCTGATCGCGAGCGGCATCGGCGTCGCCGCGTTCTTCTGCTTCATGTTCTCCTGGGTCGAATTGCTGCTGGCGCGCACATTGACCTCGGTCAACGCCAAGCCGATCTCGGCCATCATGACCCGCACGGTCTCGGCCGCCGGCATGGACTGGGGATTGCTGGCTGCCGCCGGCGTGCTCACCATCATCCCCGGCGCATTGGTGATCTGGTTCGTCCGCAACTACATCGCGCGCGGTTTCGCGCTGGGACGGGTGTAG
- the glpD gene encoding glycerol-3-phosphate dehydrogenase, whose translation MDRVFDLAIIGGGINGCGIARDAVGRGNSVFLCEMNDLASGTSSWSTKLVHGGLRYLEYYEFRLVREALIEREILWQIAPHIIRPLRFVLPHHSGLRPAWLLRLGLFLYDHIGGRHLLPPTRSVDLVHDEVGKPLMANRYTKGFEYSDCFVDDARLVVLTARDAADRGAEVHTRSRAVEIRQVDGIWQVTVENTISGERTTIQARALVNAGGPWVEQVLSTGSGVNARAKVRLVQGSHIVVCKLYDHDRAYMFQNADGRIIFVIPYQDDFTLIGTTDRDYDGDPAKVKASPEEIQYLCASASEYLKKPVLPADVVWTYSGVRPLYDDGASEAKAATRDYVFELDTPGGAPLLSIYGGKITTYRRLAEEALERLAPYLRSAKEKEGWTGKAPLPGGDMDVSAVAALTAELTREYPFLTPAHANRLAHAYGTRATKLLGNAKSFADLGQSFGATLTESEVRYLMSNEWACTADDVVWRRSKLGLRLSPDEIAALDEWIKAHRAPGERPLREAGGRS comes from the coding sequence TTGGACAGGGTATTCGACCTCGCCATCATCGGAGGCGGCATTAACGGCTGCGGTATCGCGCGCGACGCGGTGGGCCGGGGCAATTCCGTTTTCCTGTGTGAAATGAATGATTTGGCGAGCGGGACGTCGTCCTGGTCGACCAAGCTGGTGCATGGCGGGCTGCGCTATCTCGAATATTACGAGTTCCGGCTGGTCCGCGAGGCGCTGATCGAGCGCGAAATCCTCTGGCAGATCGCACCCCATATCATTCGCCCGCTGCGTTTCGTTTTGCCGCACCACTCCGGCTTGCGCCCGGCTTGGCTGCTCAGGCTAGGGTTGTTCCTGTACGACCATATCGGCGGCCGCCATCTGCTGCCGCCGACGCGCTCGGTCGATCTGGTCCATGACGAGGTGGGCAAACCCTTGATGGCCAACCGCTACACCAAGGGCTTTGAATATTCCGACTGCTTCGTCGACGACGCGCGCCTCGTCGTGCTCACCGCGCGTGACGCGGCCGATCGCGGCGCCGAAGTTCACACCCGCTCGCGCGCGGTTGAGATCCGTCAGGTCGACGGAATCTGGCAGGTCACCGTCGAGAACACGATCAGCGGAGAGCGCACGACCATCCAGGCCCGCGCGTTGGTCAACGCCGGCGGCCCCTGGGTCGAGCAGGTGCTGTCCACGGGCTCCGGCGTCAACGCGCGGGCCAAGGTGCGGCTGGTGCAGGGCTCCCACATCGTGGTGTGCAAGCTCTATGACCATGACCGCGCCTACATGTTCCAGAACGCCGACGGCCGCATCATCTTCGTCATTCCCTATCAGGACGATTTTACGCTGATCGGCACCACGGATCGCGATTACGACGGCGATCCGGCCAAGGTGAAAGCCAGCCCTGAGGAGATTCAATATCTCTGCGCCTCCGCCAGCGAGTACCTGAAGAAGCCGGTGCTGCCCGCCGATGTCGTCTGGACCTATTCCGGCGTGCGGCCGCTCTATGACGACGGCGCCAGCGAAGCGAAAGCTGCGACCCGCGATTATGTGTTCGAACTCGATACGCCCGGTGGCGCGCCGTTGCTGTCGATCTATGGCGGCAAGATCACGACCTATCGGCGCCTGGCGGAAGAAGCGCTGGAGCGGCTCGCGCCTTATCTGCGCAGCGCGAAAGAGAAGGAAGGTTGGACCGGCAAGGCGCCGCTGCCCGGCGGCGACATGGATGTTTCGGCGGTCGCCGCGCTGACGGCGGAACTGACGCGGGAATATCCGTTCCTCACCCCCGCGCATGCCAACCGGCTCGCGCATGCCTATGGCACGCGTGCGACAAAATTGCTCGGCAACGCGAAATCTTTTGCCGACCTCGGCCAGTCGTTCGGCGCCACCTTGACGGAGAGCGAAGTCAGGTACCTGATGTCGAACGAATGGGCCTGCACCGCCGATGACGTGGTATGGCGAAGGTCCAAGCTCGGATTGCGGCTGTCGCCAGATGAAATCGCCGCGCTCGACGAGTGGATCAAAGCCCATCGCGCCCCTGGCGAGCGTCCCTTGCGTGAAGCGGGAGGGCGGTCATGA
- a CDS encoding ABC transporter ATP-binding protein: MARIDLVDLAHSYGGNDAPEESFALKPVTMTWRQGGAYALLGPSGCGKTTLLNLISGIVAPSRGKILFDGADITPLSTQKRNIAQVFQFPVIYDTMTVGQNLAFPLKNRGVPKAEVDARVKEIADLLDLTPWLGRKATRLTADAKQKISLGRGLVRSDVAAVLFDEPLTVIDPELKWQLRSKLKALHRELDLTMIYVTHDQTEALTFADTVVVMHDGRVVQSGTPAELFDKPAHTFVGYFIGSPGMNIVPAAVSGREARVDGHTIGLHRNYGVLPAGAKIEIGVRPEFLHVAAPASGLLSATIERIDDLGRVRFARVRVGDAKFSARVPPGFSVADNMVGLVFDPAHVHVYADSRLVEGVA; encoded by the coding sequence ATGGCCCGCATTGACCTCGTCGATCTCGCGCACTCCTACGGCGGCAATGACGCTCCGGAGGAATCATTTGCGCTGAAGCCGGTGACGATGACCTGGCGGCAGGGTGGCGCCTATGCACTGCTGGGGCCTTCCGGCTGCGGCAAGACCACGCTGCTCAACCTGATCTCCGGTATTGTCGCGCCCTCGCGCGGAAAAATCCTGTTCGACGGCGCCGACATCACACCGCTGTCAACCCAGAAGCGCAATATCGCGCAGGTGTTCCAGTTTCCGGTGATCTACGACACCATGACGGTCGGGCAGAACCTTGCATTCCCCCTGAAGAACCGCGGCGTGCCGAAGGCCGAGGTCGACGCGCGGGTGAAGGAGATCGCCGACCTGCTTGATCTCACGCCCTGGCTCGGCCGCAAGGCGACGCGCCTGACGGCGGACGCCAAGCAGAAGATTTCGCTGGGCCGCGGCCTGGTTCGCTCCGACGTCGCGGCAGTATTGTTCGACGAGCCGCTGACGGTGATCGATCCCGAGTTGAAATGGCAGTTGCGCTCAAAACTCAAGGCGCTGCATCGCGAGCTCGATCTCACGATGATCTACGTCACCCATGACCAGACCGAGGCGCTGACTTTTGCCGACACCGTCGTCGTCATGCATGACGGCCGCGTGGTGCAGAGCGGGACGCCGGCAGAACTGTTCGACAAGCCCGCGCATACTTTTGTCGGCTATTTTATCGGGTCGCCCGGCATGAACATCGTGCCGGCCGCGGTGAGCGGACGCGAGGCGCGTGTCGACGGCCATACCATCGGCCTGCACCGCAATTACGGTGTGCTTCCGGCGGGTGCGAAAATCGAGATCGGCGTACGGCCGGAATTCCTCCATGTCGCGGCGCCCGCGTCCGGGCTGTTGTCGGCCACGATCGAGCGCATCGACGATCTCGGCCGCGTCCGCTTCGCCCGCGTTCGCGTCGGCGACGCAAAGTTTTCCGCCCGGGTGCCTCCGGGATTTTCCGTTGCCGACAACATGGTCGGGCTCGTGTTCGATCCCGCCCATGTTCACGTCTATGCCGACAGCCGTCTGGTCGAGGGGGTAGCCTGA
- a CDS encoding DUF2160 domain-containing protein has protein sequence MEHIAWMAWTLPTAIFFVMLALTLGTMTWLALAYPEAERVGVLRIPTTRGDRLFISLVLAAVIHLLWIAFVGIDPLLTLPIGEGVEVSSLWLATVISLVSAVAIFRTV, from the coding sequence ATGGAACACATCGCATGGATGGCCTGGACGCTGCCGACCGCGATCTTCTTCGTGATGCTGGCGCTGACGCTCGGTACAATGACATGGCTTGCGCTCGCCTATCCCGAAGCCGAGCGCGTCGGCGTGCTGCGGATTCCGACCACACGCGGCGACCGCCTGTTCATTTCGCTGGTGCTCGCCGCCGTCATTCATTTGCTGTGGATCGCCTTTGTCGGGATCGACCCGCTTCTGACGCTTCCGATCGGAGAGGGCGTTGAAGTATCGAGCCTGTGGCTCGCAACCGTGATTTCGCTCGTCTCGGCCGTTGCGATTTTTCGCACCGTCTGA
- a CDS encoding ABC transporter substrate-binding protein, producing the protein MTSAAALIAATVTIAAPARADDAVNQRWIDSEFQPSTLSKADQLKELQWFEKAAAPFKGMEINVVSETITTHEYESRTLAKAFTEITGIKVKHDLIQEGDVVEKLQTQMQSGKNVYDGWINDSDLIGTHFRYGQTVILSDYMTGEGKDVTNPQLDVNDFIGKSFTTGPDGKLYQLPDQQFANLYWFRYDWFTNPEYKSKFKAKYGYELGVPVNWSAYEDIAEFFTNDIKEINGVKVYGHMDYGKKDPSLGWRFTDAWLSMAGNGDKGIPNGLPVDEWGIRMEGCRPVGSSVERGGDTNGPAAVYSITKYLDWMKKYAPPQAQGMTFSESGPVPAQGAIAQQIFWYTAFTADMVKPGIPVVNADGTPKWRMAPSPHGSYWKEGMKLGYQDAGSATLLKSTPPDRRKAAWLYLQFINAKTVSLKKSHVGLTFVRESDIWDKSFTERAPKLGGLIEFYRSPARVQWTPTGNNVPDYPKLAQLWWQNIGDASSGAKTPQAAMDALAAAQDSVLERLEKSGVQGACGPKLNKKETAEFWFAKAEKDKTIAPARKLANEKPKGETVDYDALIKSWPATPPKRAEAK; encoded by the coding sequence ATGACCAGCGCGGCTGCGCTGATCGCGGCTACCGTTACGATTGCCGCACCCGCTCGTGCGGACGACGCCGTCAATCAAAGGTGGATCGACAGCGAATTCCAGCCCTCGACCTTGTCGAAGGCCGACCAGTTGAAGGAGCTGCAGTGGTTCGAAAAGGCCGCAGCGCCGTTCAAGGGAATGGAGATCAACGTCGTGTCGGAAACGATCACGACGCACGAGTATGAATCGCGGACGCTGGCGAAGGCCTTCACCGAGATCACCGGCATCAAGGTCAAGCACGACCTGATCCAGGAAGGTGACGTCGTTGAAAAGCTGCAGACCCAGATGCAGTCCGGCAAGAACGTCTATGACGGCTGGATCAACGATAGCGACCTGATCGGAACGCACTTCCGCTACGGCCAGACCGTGATCCTGTCGGATTACATGACCGGCGAGGGCAAGGACGTCACCAACCCGCAGCTCGACGTCAATGACTTCATCGGCAAATCATTCACCACGGGCCCGGACGGCAAGCTCTACCAGCTTCCCGACCAGCAGTTCGCGAACCTCTATTGGTTCCGCTACGACTGGTTCACCAATCCCGAGTACAAGTCCAAGTTCAAGGCCAAGTATGGCTACGAGCTCGGCGTTCCCGTGAACTGGTCGGCCTACGAAGACATCGCCGAGTTCTTCACCAACGACATCAAGGAGATCAACGGCGTCAAGGTCTATGGCCACATGGACTACGGCAAGAAGGATCCCTCGCTTGGCTGGCGGTTCACCGACGCCTGGCTGTCGATGGCCGGTAACGGCGACAAGGGTATCCCGAACGGCCTGCCGGTCGACGAATGGGGCATCCGCATGGAAGGCTGCCGTCCCGTCGGTTCATCCGTCGAGCGCGGCGGTGACACCAACGGTCCGGCCGCGGTCTATTCGATCACCAAGTACCTCGACTGGATGAAGAAGTACGCCCCGCCGCAGGCGCAAGGCATGACCTTCTCCGAATCGGGACCGGTGCCGGCACAAGGTGCGATCGCGCAGCAGATCTTCTGGTACACCGCGTTCACCGCCGACATGGTGAAGCCCGGTATCCCGGTCGTGAACGCGGACGGCACGCCGAAGTGGCGTATGGCGCCGTCGCCGCACGGCTCGTACTGGAAAGAGGGCATGAAGCTCGGCTACCAGGACGCCGGCTCCGCCACGCTCCTGAAGTCGACCCCGCCCGATCGCCGCAAGGCGGCCTGGCTCTATCTGCAGTTCATCAACGCCAAGACGGTGTCCTTGAAGAAGAGCCATGTCGGCCTCACCTTCGTTCGTGAGTCCGATATCTGGGACAAGTCGTTCACCGAGCGCGCGCCGAAGCTCGGCGGCCTGATCGAGTTCTACCGTTCGCCCGCGCGCGTGCAGTGGACCCCGACCGGCAACAACGTGCCTGACTATCCGAAGCTCGCGCAATTGTGGTGGCAGAACATCGGCGATGCGTCGTCGGGAGCGAAGACGCCACAGGCGGCGATGGATGCGCTGGCAGCAGCCCAGGACTCGGTGCTCGAACGTCTCGAGAAGTCCGGCGTGCAGGGCGCCTGCGGGCCGAAGCTGAACAAGAAGGAGACGGCCGAGTTCTGGTTCGCCAAGGCGGAGAAGGACAAGACCATCGCGCCGGCCCGCAAGCTGGCGAACGAGAAGCCGAAGGGCGAGACCGTCGACTACGACGCGCTGATCAAGTCGTGGCCGGCCACTCCCCCGAAGCGCGCCGAGGCGAAGTGA
- a CDS encoding ABATE domain-containing protein translates to MRQAERANPFEWSGGHPALDLVNTVDERPSPTPIENLATHHDLIRFAALAGLLDRRTAARLQRLDNRSGSRIVKRARKLREHLHDVLAAANSGRPARQPDLDALSAAIQAAHAAQTLVSSPSPGLANRRWSPALAREIPLHACSLAIECLLVDEDRKRIRKCGASDCDVYYLDTSKGRRRQWCSMKGCGNREKQRRWRSATR, encoded by the coding sequence GTGAGGCAAGCAGAACGCGCCAATCCGTTCGAATGGAGCGGCGGGCATCCGGCTCTGGACCTCGTGAACACCGTGGATGAGCGGCCCTCGCCCACGCCGATCGAGAACCTGGCAACGCATCATGACCTGATACGCTTCGCGGCGCTGGCGGGATTGCTCGATCGTCGGACCGCCGCGCGTCTGCAACGGCTCGATAACCGCTCCGGCTCCCGTATCGTGAAACGCGCGCGCAAGCTTCGCGAGCACCTTCATGATGTGCTGGCTGCTGCAAATTCAGGGCGGCCCGCGCGGCAACCCGACCTCGATGCGCTATCCGCCGCGATCCAGGCGGCACATGCGGCCCAGACCCTGGTGTCCTCGCCGTCGCCCGGATTGGCCAATCGCCGCTGGTCTCCTGCGCTGGCGCGCGAAATTCCCCTGCATGCCTGTTCGCTCGCTATCGAATGTCTGCTCGTTGACGAGGATCGCAAAAGAATTCGTAAATGTGGCGCCTCAGACTGCGACGTCTATTACCTCGACACGAGCAAGGGCCGGCGCCGGCAATGGTGCAGCATGAAAGGCTGCGGAAATCGCGAAAAACAACGGCGATGGCGTTCGGCGACGCGATAG
- a CDS encoding DeoR/GlpR family DNA-binding transcription regulator, producing MAGLSHRQTEILNIARAFGRVMVEDLAKRFEVSAQTIRKDLNDLCDQRSLTRIHGGAIIASGVENLAYEARRFVAAEEKRAIGIAAASRIPNGCSLFINIGTTTEEVASALTSHEDLLVITNNLNVAMLLYRHPRIEVIVAGGAVRRADGAVIGSTAISLIGQFKVDYAIIGASAIDEEGALLDFDYREVQAAQAIIANARSVMLVADSTKLRRSAPVRIAHLSQIQTFVTDAPLPAGLASICSHRGIEVVEAMDKPAVDIDEPGEPIPPPAAVRLR from the coding sequence GTGGCCGGACTGTCCCACCGTCAGACTGAAATCCTCAACATCGCTCGCGCCTTTGGCCGGGTGATGGTGGAAGACCTCGCCAAGCGTTTCGAGGTTTCGGCGCAGACCATCCGCAAGGACCTCAACGACCTCTGCGACCAGCGCTCGCTGACCCGAATCCATGGCGGCGCCATCATCGCCTCCGGCGTCGAAAACCTCGCCTATGAGGCGCGGCGCTTCGTGGCGGCGGAGGAGAAGCGGGCGATCGGCATTGCCGCGGCGTCGCGGATTCCGAACGGCTGCTCGCTGTTCATCAATATCGGCACCACGACGGAAGAAGTCGCAAGCGCGCTGACCTCGCATGAGGACCTGCTCGTCATCACCAACAACCTCAACGTCGCGATGCTCTTGTATCGGCATCCGCGCATCGAGGTGATCGTGGCGGGCGGTGCGGTGCGCCGTGCCGACGGCGCCGTGATCGGCTCGACCGCGATCAGCCTGATCGGCCAGTTCAAGGTCGATTACGCCATCATCGGCGCATCCGCGATCGACGAGGAGGGCGCGCTGCTCGACTTCGACTATCGCGAGGTGCAGGCGGCGCAGGCAATCATCGCCAATGCGCGCAGCGTCATGCTGGTCGCGGACTCGACAAAGCTCCGGCGCAGCGCGCCGGTGCGCATCGCCCATCTCAGCCAGATCCAGACCTTTGTGACCGACGCGCCGCTGCCGGCGGGCCTTGCCAGTATCTGCAGCCATCGCGGCATCGAAGTGGTCGAGGCGATGGACAAGCCGGCGGTTGATATCGATGAGCCGGGCGAGCCGATTCCTCCTCCCGCCGCCGTGCGACTGCGATAG
- a CDS encoding DMT family transporter gives MADFAVPGRAAAEYIRGALYGLAAVSIWSGWIVVARLGLKTSLTPWDIAALRFGVAGLLLLPYVASKGLALARLGWIGLAAIVLGGGAPVLFANAGLLFAPAAHAGALFPGVMPLAVALLAAAILQEPFTAAKKIGFVLILLGVFGIAWGTGSAIGSGQSIGHALFLAAAVAWACYTVAMRRARLDGLHAAGIAAVGALFLYMPAYLFVEGASFARASWSDLALQAFVQGLLTAIASLVFYGRAVSILGASSGAAFAALSPAMTAVMAIPILGEWPTATDWIAIIGISAGVYVVSGGPLPQRRT, from the coding sequence ATGGCGGATTTTGCCGTCCCAGGGCGCGCTGCTGCGGAATACATCCGCGGCGCACTCTATGGCCTCGCCGCCGTCAGCATCTGGTCCGGGTGGATCGTGGTGGCTCGCCTGGGCCTCAAGACCAGCCTCACGCCATGGGACATCGCTGCGCTTCGTTTCGGCGTGGCCGGTTTGCTCCTGCTGCCGTACGTCGCGAGCAAGGGCCTTGCTCTCGCGCGTCTCGGCTGGATTGGGCTGGCGGCGATCGTGCTCGGTGGCGGCGCCCCCGTCCTGTTCGCGAACGCAGGCCTGCTGTTCGCGCCAGCGGCGCATGCCGGCGCGCTGTTTCCCGGGGTCATGCCGCTGGCGGTCGCGCTGCTTGCCGCGGCGATCCTGCAAGAGCCGTTCACGGCTGCGAAAAAGATCGGCTTCGTGCTGATCCTGCTTGGCGTCTTCGGCATCGCCTGGGGTACCGGCAGCGCGATCGGGTCCGGGCAGTCGATCGGGCACGCGCTGTTTCTCGCGGCCGCCGTGGCGTGGGCCTGCTACACCGTCGCGATGCGTCGCGCGCGGCTCGATGGGCTGCACGCGGCGGGGATCGCCGCCGTCGGCGCCTTGTTTCTCTACATGCCCGCTTATTTGTTCGTGGAGGGTGCGAGTTTCGCAAGAGCCTCATGGAGCGATCTTGCGCTTCAAGCGTTCGTGCAGGGGCTTCTGACCGCAATCGCGTCGCTCGTCTTCTACGGGCGCGCAGTCAGCATCCTCGGCGCCTCGAGCGGGGCCGCGTTTGCCGCTCTGTCCCCGGCGATGACGGCTGTCATGGCAATCCCGATTCTCGGCGAGTGGCCGACGGCGACGGACTGGATTGCGATCATCGGGATTTCCGCAGGCGTTTACGTCGTGAGCGGAGGTCCGCTCCCACAACGGCGGACATGA
- a CDS encoding sugar ABC transporter permease: MDKTINQKAWFLVLPVFLVVAFSAVLPLMTVVNYSMQDTFGNNQFFWNGVGWFKELLDPSTDLGGRFLASLGRNLLFSAIILAIEVPLGIVVALSMPREGWTVAVCLVILALPLLIPWNVVGTIWQIFGRPDIGLLGYTLNSLGIDYNYVSNEFDAWATVIVMDVWHWTSLVALLCYAGLKSIPDAYYQAAQIDGASRWAVFKAIQLPKMNRVLLIAVLLRFMDSFMIYTEPFVVTGGGPGNSTTFVSIELVKIALGQFDLGKAAALSLVYNLIILIVCWIFYTVMTNAGTERPAKQGSV, translated from the coding sequence ATGGACAAGACCATCAACCAGAAGGCCTGGTTCCTGGTGCTGCCGGTATTCCTGGTGGTCGCGTTCTCCGCGGTCCTGCCGCTGATGACGGTCGTGAACTATTCGATGCAGGACACCTTCGGCAACAACCAGTTCTTCTGGAACGGCGTCGGCTGGTTCAAGGAATTGCTCGATCCCTCGACCGATCTCGGCGGGCGCTTTTTGGCCTCGCTCGGCCGCAACCTGCTGTTCTCCGCCATCATCCTGGCGATCGAGGTGCCGCTCGGCATCGTGGTGGCGCTGTCGATGCCGCGTGAGGGCTGGACGGTTGCCGTATGCCTCGTGATCCTGGCGTTGCCGCTGCTGATCCCGTGGAACGTGGTCGGAACGATCTGGCAAATTTTCGGCCGGCCCGACATCGGCCTGCTCGGCTATACGCTCAACAGCCTCGGCATCGACTACAATTACGTCTCCAACGAGTTCGACGCCTGGGCCACCGTCATCGTGATGGACGTCTGGCACTGGACCAGCCTCGTCGCGCTGCTCTGCTACGCCGGCTTGAAGTCAATCCCCGACGCCTATTACCAGGCGGCGCAGATCGACGGCGCCTCGCGCTGGGCGGTGTTCAAGGCGATACAACTGCCGAAAATGAACCGCGTGCTGCTGATTGCGGTGCTGCTGCGCTTCATGGACAGTTTCATGATCTACACCGAGCCGTTCGTGGTGACCGGCGGCGGCCCCGGCAATTCGACTACCTTCGTCTCGATCGAGCTGGTCAAGATCGCGCTCGGGCAGTTCGACCTCGGCAAGGCCGCAGCACTTTCGCTGGTCTACAATCTGATCATCCTGATCGTGTGCTGGATCTTCTACACCGTGATGACCAACGCCGGGACCGAGCGCCCCGCCAAGCAGGGGAGCGTGTGA